From the genome of Pseudomonas migulae:
GCCGGGCTCCCTTCGGAGCAAAACACCAGGTTAGTCGCCGCTTGGGCGAAAGGTGCGGCAGCTAACAAGCTGGCGCCGACTAAAAACGGAATGACCGCGTGTTTAAGCATGTTGGCCTCATGATTTGTTGTCATTTTTGGAATTAGAGGACGACCTCGTGAGCCGTGCCTGCGGATACTTATGCAGGGGCCATACCCAATGCAAGATCCTGAACGACCACAGGCGTTAAACAGTGGCACGAACGTACCTTAATGTCGCATATGTATAAATTCGTGCGCATTTGACCGTTTGCGCGGGGTTTTTTCGGTGCAAACCGCGCACTGGCAGGGGGCGATCGTGGTGTCTGGCGCACCCGGTTGGGGCGTGGTGTTACTTATTTATACCCAGCAGTTTGACTCGTTGCTGTTTGTCACTGGACACCTTGGCGGCCCGGTAGCCGACCAGGTTCTTGGGTTTGGTGTGTATATCCGTTGCTGCGGTGACGGCGGCTGGCGGTTTCGCCCTTACGGCGAGTCCCTTTTGTCAAACGCCACAAAAGGAACCAAAAAGTCTTGCCCCAGCGTCCGGCCCCTCGCTTAGGCTCGGCGTTCCTTCGCTCCGGTCCTGCTCCGTGGGCCCGCCGCGATCGGCCATCCATGGCCGTGCGCGGCTAACCCGGCATCCATGCCGGGTTGCCCACTGCGCAGAACCTCCACTCAGCCTACCGAAGGGGCGGGTGGATCAAAATCAAAAGCGCAAGGCGAGCTAACGCTCGGCCTGATGAGTGGTGAAGAGCGGAAGCCCTACCGAGATGCCTTGTGGGAGCTGGCTTGCCAGCGATGGCGGCCTGACATCTAACCGGATTTTTGCTGACACCCCCGCCCCCTGTGGGAGCTGGCTTGCCAGCGAAGGCGGCCTGACAGCCGACCAGTTTTCCGCTGACACCCCCGCCCCCTGTGGGAGCTGGCTTGCCAGCGATGGCGGCGGTGCGATCACCGTAAATTTGACAGCCCACCCCCTGTCTTTTGTCAGGCAATAAAAAACGGCGATCACTTCGGTGATCGCCGTTTTTTTATGCAGGTTATCCAATCAAGGCAGCAACACTTCAACGACCCCGTCCGCCGTCATGCTGACCTGGCTGGTGCCGGCTTCAACTTCTGGCGTCACCGGCGCGGCGTCCATGCTCGCCGCTTTCATCATCATTGGTCCGCGCATGTACGGTTGTGGGTAACCGTTGCTGTTGAGGTTCAGGTTGACGATTTTGTAGCCCTTGCCGCCCAGTGCATCGGTGGCCAGTTGCGCGCGGGCTTTGAAGGCTGTCACAGCATCTTTCAGCAGCGCGTCTTCGCTGGCCTTGCGGGTTGGTGTGGCGATGGCGAAGTCCATGCCGCCCATTTTCAGGTCGGTGAGCAGTTCGCCGGTCAGCTTCGACAGCGCGGCGAAGTCGGAGCTTTCCAGGCGCAGTTCGGCACGTTCACGCCAGCCGGTGATTTTCTGGCCCTTGGTGTCGTAGATCGGGTAGCTGTTGCGGCTGCCCTGGCGCAGGGTGACGTCTTTGACTTGCTTGGCCTGGGCCAGCGCCTTGTTCATGGTGGTGCTGACGTCTGCGGCGAGTTTGGCCGGGTCGGTGTTTTGTTCTTCGGTGTAGAGGGTCACGATCATCAGGTCGCGGGCCACTTCCTGGCTGACTTCGGCGCGCAGGGAGATCTGGTTGTAATGCAGTTCGTCGGCAGCCAGCGCCGGGAGGCTGGCGACGGTGCCAGCGCTGAGGGCGAGGAGGGCGGCGCTGCGGCGGAAAGTGTGCATGAAAACTCCTTGGACGATGCGCAGGGGTTGGGTCCGAGCCTGCGTGAAACCATCAGACTCTAGCTTTAATGATCCGGTTCGCACAGTTACAACTTCTATACAGATGATTGCCAGGTGACCCTGTGGCGAGGGGATTCATCCCCGTTGGGTGGCGAAGCCGCCCCAAAATACCCAATCCTGCCATATATATCAGTGGACGGTTTACGACGGCTTCGCCGCCGGACGGGGATGAATCCCCTCGCCACAAAGAGCTCCCAGTCACAAAGAGTGTTTGTCACACGCACCTGTGGCCGTTTGCCGCACTTTTGCCTGCCAGCCTCCGTGCTTGGTTATACTCCGTGCGATCCGCCTGGAGCGCTCATCAGGAGAGCTCATGCTCGCCGCCGTTCAAATCACTTCTGCAACCCGCCAGAATCTCTGGCGGCTGACGTTCATCCGCACCTTGGTGCTGGCCGCTCAGGCCGGTTCCGTGGGCCTGGCCTACTGGCTCGACTTGCTGCCACTGCCCTGGTTTCAACTGGCCGCGACCCTCGGTTGCTCGATGTTGCTGTGCGCGTTCACGGCGATTCGCCTGCGCACTTCATGGCCCGTCACCGAACTCGAATACGCCGTGCAACTGGCCTGCGACCTGTTTATCCACAGTGCCTTGCTGTATTTCTCCGGCGGCTCGACCAACCCTTTCGTCTCTTATTACCTGGTGCCGCTGACCATCGCCGCCGTGACGCTGCCATGGCGTTATTCGGTGATCCTGTCGGGCATTGCGCTGACGATGTACACCTTGCTGCTGGCGCGCTTCTATCCCCTGCAAACCTTCCCGATTGCCCGGGAAAATCTGCAGGTCTACGGGATGTGGCTGAGTTTCGCCCTGGCCGCTGCGGTGATCACTTTCTTCGCCGCGCGCATGGCTGAAGAGCTGCGCCGCCAGGAAGAGCTGCGGGCGATCCGTCGCGAAGAAGGTCTGCGTGATCAGCAATTGCTGGCCGTCGCCACCCAGGCCGCCGGCGCCGCCCATGAACTGGGCACGCCGCTGGCGACCATGAGCGTGCTGCTCAAGGAAATGCGCCAGGACCATCACGACCCGATGCTGCAGGACGACCTGAGCGTATTGCAGGATCAGGTCAAACTCTGCAAAGAGACCCTGCAGCAACTTGTTCGGGCGGCGGAGGCCAATCGCCGTTTGGCGGTGGAAATGCAGGACGTCACCGACTGGCTCGACGAAGCGCTGAATCGCTGGCACCTGATGCGCCCGGAAGCCAGCTACCGCTTCCAGCGTCTGGGCCAGGGCACGGTGCCGCGCATGGCGCCGCCGCCGGACCTGACCCAGGCACTGCTGAATTTGTTGAACAACGCCGCCGACGCCTGCCCCGAAGGGCTGCAAGTGACGCTGGACTGGAATGCCGAGGATTTGACCATCAGCATTCGCGACCACGGCGCCGGTGTGCCACTGGCCATTGCCGAACAGATCGGCAAACCGTTTTTTACCACCAAGGGCAAAGGTTTCGGCCTGGGCCTGTTTTTGAGCAAGGCCAGCGTGACACGCGCCGGCGGCTCAGTGAAACTCTACAGTCATGAGGAAGGTGGCACGCTCACCGAGCTGCGCCTGCCCCGTGTCGCCCGAGGAGACGAACATGAGTGACGAGATCCAAGTCGAAGGCGAAGAACTGCCGCATTTGCTGCTGGTAGATGACGACGCCACGTTCACCCGCGTGATGGCGCGCGCCATGGCACGCCGCGGTTTTCGCGTCAGCACCGCCGGTTCCGCCGAAGAAGGCCTGACCATCGCCCAGGCCGACATCCCGGATTACGCCGCGCTGGACCTGAAGATGGACGGCGATTCGGGCCTGGTGTTGTTGCCGAAACTGCTCGAACTCGACCCGGACATGCGCGTGGTGATCCTCACCGGTTACTCGAGCATTGCCACCGCCGTCGAGGCGATCAAGCGCGGTGCGTGCAACTACCTGTGCAAACCGGCGGATGCCGATGACGTTTTGGCCGCACTGCTCTCCGAGCACGCCGACCTCGACACCCTGGTGCCGGAAAACCCGATGTCGGTGGACCGTCTGCAGTGGGAACATATCCAGCGCGTGCTGACCGAACATGAAGGCAACATCTCCGCCACTGCCCGCGCCCTGGGCATGCACCGGCGCACGCTGCAGCGCAAACTGCAGAAGCGTCCCGTTCGTCGCTGAACCTGCGCTGAACGAATGCCGACCGCGCCTCGCGACAGACCGAACCGATCCTCTATGATCGGTTCGTGCGTGTTCTTTTCTTTATCGAGCCTTTTCCATGAATCAGAACGCTGAATATTCCGCGGTCAACGATGCTGTGCGCGGGCAGTTTTTTCGCAAAGTCTGGGCGATGATCACGCCTTACTGGCGCAGCGAAGAGAAGGTCAAGGCCTGGACGCTGCTGATCGCAGTGATTGCATTATCACTGGTCAGCGTGGGCATCTCGGTGTGGTTCAACACCTGGTACAAGGATTTCTACAACGCTCTGCAGCAAAAGGACGAAGCCGCGTTCTGGCGGTTGATCCTGTATTTCTGCGGGATTGCGGCGGTGGCGATCGTCGGCGCCGTGTACCGGCTCTACCTGACCCAGATGCTGACCATCCGCTGGCGGGCCTGGCTCACGGAAAAGCATTTCGCCCGCTGGCTCGGCAACAAGAATTACTACCAGCTGGAGCAGGGCGGTTATACCGATAACCCGGACCAGCGGATTTCCGAAGACCTCAACAACTTCACCTCGAACACTCTGGAACTGGGCATCGGTTTGCTGCGTAACATCGTCAGCCTGGTGTCGTTCTCGATCATTCTGTGGGGCGTTTCGGGCAGCATTGAAGTGTTCGGTTTTACCATTCCCGGCTATATGTTCTGGTGCGTGCTGGTCTATGCCGTGATCGGCAGCTGGCTGACCCATTTGATCGGCCGTCGCTTGATCGGCCTGAACAACAACCAACAACGTTTCGAAGCCGATCTGCGTTTCTCCATGGTCCGCGTCCGTGAAAATGCCGAAAGCATTGCCTTGTACAACGGTGAGCCGAATGAAAACCGTCGCTTGAGCAGCCGCTTCGGGCTGGTCTGGCACAACTTCTGGGACATCATGAAGGTGTCCAAGCGTCTGACGTTCTTTACCGCAGGTTACCAACAGGCGGCCATCATCTTTCCGTTCATGGTCGCCGCGCCACGTTATTTCGCCGGCAAGATCGAACTCGGTGAGCTGATGCAAATCAGTTCGGCGTTCGGCAATGTGCAGGAGAGTTTCAGCTGGTTTATCAGTGCGTACCAGAACCTCGCGTCGTGGCGCGCCACGTGTGATCGTCTGCTGAGTTTCCGTCAGGCCATGACCGACAACGAAGAGCGCGCACCCGCGATCGACGTGCAGAATTCGGGTTCGGCGTTGAAAGTGCAAAACCTGGGCCTCGACCTCGCGGATGGTCGTCACCTGCTGACCAACGCCGACATGACCGTGGAGGAGGGCGAGCGCGTGATGCTCAGCGGTCGTTCCGGCAGCGGCAAGTCCACGTTGCTGCGGGCTATGGGGCATCTGTGGCCGGCGGGTCATGGCAGCATTCGTCTGCCGGCGGCGCGTTATCTGTTCCTGCCGCAAAAACCTTACCTGCCGATTGGGACGCTGCGCGAAGCGCTGAGTTATCCACAGCCCGGCGAGACCTATTCGCAAGAGCGTTACGTTCACGTGCTGGAAACCTGTCGTTTGC
Proteins encoded in this window:
- a CDS encoding SIMPL domain-containing protein (The SIMPL domain is named for its presence in mouse protein SIMPL (signalling molecule that associates with mouse pelle-like kinase). Bacterial member BP26, from Brucella, was shown to assemble into a channel-like structure, while YggE from E. coli has been associated with resistance to oxidative stress.), which codes for MHTFRRSAALLALSAGTVASLPALAADELHYNQISLRAEVSQEVARDLMIVTLYTEEQNTDPAKLAADVSTTMNKALAQAKQVKDVTLRQGSRNSYPIYDTKGQKITGWRERAELRLESSDFAALSKLTGELLTDLKMGGMDFAIATPTRKASEDALLKDAVTAFKARAQLATDALGGKGYKIVNLNLNSNGYPQPYMRGPMMMKAASMDAAPVTPEVEAGTSQVSMTADGVVEVLLP
- a CDS encoding ATP-binding protein, with protein sequence MLAAVQITSATRQNLWRLTFIRTLVLAAQAGSVGLAYWLDLLPLPWFQLAATLGCSMLLCAFTAIRLRTSWPVTELEYAVQLACDLFIHSALLYFSGGSTNPFVSYYLVPLTIAAVTLPWRYSVILSGIALTMYTLLLARFYPLQTFPIARENLQVYGMWLSFALAAAVITFFAARMAEELRRQEELRAIRREEGLRDQQLLAVATQAAGAAHELGTPLATMSVLLKEMRQDHHDPMLQDDLSVLQDQVKLCKETLQQLVRAAEANRRLAVEMQDVTDWLDEALNRWHLMRPEASYRFQRLGQGTVPRMAPPPDLTQALLNLLNNAADACPEGLQVTLDWNAEDLTISIRDHGAGVPLAIAEQIGKPFFTTKGKGFGLGLFLSKASVTRAGGSVKLYSHEEGGTLTELRLPRVARGDEHE
- a CDS encoding response regulator transcription factor, whose protein sequence is MSDEIQVEGEELPHLLLVDDDATFTRVMARAMARRGFRVSTAGSAEEGLTIAQADIPDYAALDLKMDGDSGLVLLPKLLELDPDMRVVILTGYSSIATAVEAIKRGACNYLCKPADADDVLAALLSEHADLDTLVPENPMSVDRLQWEHIQRVLTEHEGNISATARALGMHRRTLQRKLQKRPVRR
- a CDS encoding ABC transporter ATP-binding protein/permease, translated to MNQNAEYSAVNDAVRGQFFRKVWAMITPYWRSEEKVKAWTLLIAVIALSLVSVGISVWFNTWYKDFYNALQQKDEAAFWRLILYFCGIAAVAIVGAVYRLYLTQMLTIRWRAWLTEKHFARWLGNKNYYQLEQGGYTDNPDQRISEDLNNFTSNTLELGIGLLRNIVSLVSFSIILWGVSGSIEVFGFTIPGYMFWCVLVYAVIGSWLTHLIGRRLIGLNNNQQRFEADLRFSMVRVRENAESIALYNGEPNENRRLSSRFGLVWHNFWDIMKVSKRLTFFTAGYQQAAIIFPFMVAAPRYFAGKIELGELMQISSAFGNVQESFSWFISAYQNLASWRATCDRLLSFRQAMTDNEERAPAIDVQNSGSALKVQNLGLDLADGRHLLTNADMTVEEGERVMLSGRSGSGKSTLLRAMGHLWPAGHGSIRLPAARYLFLPQKPYLPIGTLREALSYPQPGETYSQERYVHVLETCRLPHLVSRLDEANHWQRMLSPGEQQRLAFARALLYAPQWLYMDEATSAMDEEDEASLYQALIDEIPGLSIVSVGHRSSLKRFHPRHVRIDNGHLVDQTVTA